One window of Maridesulfovibrio frigidus DSM 17176 genomic DNA carries:
- a CDS encoding HAD family hydrolase — protein sequence MHSLETMPISVRQKTRYVLTDIDDTLTDNGSLEAKTFAALAALRDSGRKVVPVTGRSAGWCDHMARMWPVEGIIGENGAFYFRYDHGEKRMIRRYVREKGTRLKDRMRLDSLCQKALDAVPGCALAADQPYRDTDLAIDFREDVPPLPEADAEKVLKIFTEAGFQGNISSIHVNVWCGDYSKLTTTHLMFKEIFDEDLKSIIDEVVYIGDSPNDESMFTYFPNSIGVANILDFKNFTKHPTYMTDNRGGKGFAEFSKLLISSNGS from the coding sequence ATGCATAGCTTAGAGACAATGCCTATTTCCGTTCGGCAGAAGACCAGATATGTTCTTACAGACATAGATGACACTCTTACGGACAACGGAAGCTTAGAGGCTAAAACGTTCGCAGCGCTCGCAGCGCTACGCGATAGTGGCAGAAAAGTTGTTCCAGTCACAGGGCGTTCTGCTGGTTGGTGTGATCACATGGCCCGCATGTGGCCTGTAGAAGGTATTATCGGTGAAAACGGGGCGTTTTACTTCCGCTATGACCATGGAGAAAAGCGTATGATCCGAAGATATGTGCGCGAAAAAGGTACACGTTTAAAAGATAGGATGCGGCTAGATTCTTTGTGTCAGAAAGCTCTAGATGCCGTCCCGGGCTGTGCTTTAGCCGCAGACCAGCCATACCGTGATACTGACCTTGCTATAGATTTCCGTGAAGACGTGCCTCCACTGCCTGAAGCAGATGCTGAAAAGGTCCTTAAGATATTCACTGAGGCCGGTTTTCAAGGTAATATCAGTTCAATCCATGTTAACGTCTGGTGTGGAGATTATAGCAAACTTACAACCACACACCTGATGTTTAAAGAGATATTTGATGAAGATTTGAAATCAATTATTGATGAAGTCGTATATATTGGTGATTCTCCTAATGACGAATCTATGTTTACATATTTTCCTAATTCGATTGGGGTGGCTAATATACTGGACTTTAAAAATTTTACAAAACACCCGACATACATGACTGACAATCGGGGAGGAAAAGGTTTTGCGGAGTTTAGCAAATTACTCATTTCTTCTAATGGTAGTTAA